In Nitrosopumilaceae archaeon, the following are encoded in one genomic region:
- a CDS encoding divalent metal cation transporter: protein MKIKSFFKFLGPGLITGAADDDPSGIATYSQAGAQFGLGTLWLALFQLPMMIAVQEMCARIGLVTGSGLAGIIKKRYSKKTVYPIISLLLIANTINIGADIGAMSASVKLVLPQLPIVAVTVLFTALIICAEIFIPYRKYVTILKYLTLSLLAYMITAIIVGENWTTILIASIVPHFEFTPAFVMIFVAIFGTTISPYLFFWQTSEEAEEDVAKNKIKDIGEGKPKIRKKEIMIMRKDVAVGMAFSQAIMWFIIMTTSGTLHVNGLTDIATADQAAKALEPLVKTFPHAGELAKTIFAIGIIGTGLLAIPVLAGSSAYALSEEFGWKQGLSKKLKQAKGFYLIIAASTIIGLWINFTNIDPIKALIYAAVINGIIAVPLLIAIMKIGNDKKILEGRINGKISNIVGWITVLVMGFSVAIMFLTWIK from the coding sequence TTGAAAATCAAATCATTTTTCAAATTTCTAGGGCCCGGCCTGATAACGGGAGCGGCTGATGATGATCCATCAGGGATAGCGACATATTCTCAAGCGGGAGCACAGTTTGGTCTTGGAACTCTATGGCTTGCATTATTTCAATTACCAATGATGATAGCAGTTCAAGAAATGTGTGCTAGAATTGGACTAGTCACAGGAAGTGGTCTTGCTGGAATAATTAAGAAAAGATATTCTAAAAAAACAGTTTATCCAATCATCAGTCTTCTTCTTATTGCAAATACGATAAACATTGGTGCAGATATTGGTGCAATGTCAGCATCAGTAAAACTTGTTTTGCCTCAATTACCGATAGTTGCTGTAACTGTTCTTTTTACTGCACTTATTATTTGTGCAGAAATTTTTATTCCATATAGAAAATATGTGACCATACTCAAGTATCTGACTTTGAGTTTACTTGCCTATATGATTACGGCAATCATTGTTGGAGAGAATTGGACTACGATATTAATTGCAAGTATAGTTCCACATTTTGAATTTACTCCTGCTTTTGTAATGATATTTGTTGCAATCTTTGGTACTACAATATCCCCGTATCTGTTTTTTTGGCAAACCTCTGAAGAAGCTGAAGAAGACGTTGCAAAAAATAAGATAAAAGACATTGGAGAGGGCAAACCAAAAATTCGAAAAAAGGAGATCATGATAATGAGAAAAGATGTTGCAGTCGGCATGGCATTTTCTCAGGCAATCATGTGGTTTATTATAATGACCACTTCAGGAACACTTCATGTTAATGGTTTGACCGATATAGCTACGGCAGATCAGGCCGCAAAAGCACTAGAGCCTCTAGTGAAAACATTTCCTCATGCAGGGGAACTGGCAAAAACCATCTTTGCAATAGGAATCATTGGAACTGGATTGCTTGCAATACCTGTACTGGCAGGCTCATCAGCATATGCATTATCGGAAGAGTTTGGGTGGAAACAGGGCTTGAGTAAAAAACTCAAACAAGCAAAGGGATTTTACTTGATTATAGCGGCATCCACCATAATAGGACTCTGGATAAATTTTACTAATATTGATCCAATTAAAGCTCTCATCTATGCAGCTGTAATTAATGGAATTATTGCTGTTCCACTTCTTATAGCAATTATGAAAATTGGCAATGATAAAAAAATTCTTGAGGGCAGAATTAATGGAAAAATATCTAACATTGTGGGTTGGATTACTGTTTTAGTTATGGGGTTCTCAGTTGCAATCATGTTTCTGACTTGGATAAAATGA
- a CDS encoding heavy metal translocating P-type ATPase, with amino-acid sequence MINNHDIHKHNRITVFVKNYPIPVFAIVGLFVGGIFHWTPNQQELGHWVWFVTLVVGGAPIIWQTIRDMLHRHFASDIVALLAIIAAILMNNAFPGLVIVLMQSGGKALEDHAFKRASSSLDALLAHSPRLAHRKKDHDLEEINVADVRVGDLLLVRPGDLIPVDGEIIYEQAEVDESSLTGEPLPKIKKMGEYVFSGTINVGDAFEMRANKISGESQYAKIVQLVRKAQQEKAPIQRLADRYAVWFTPMTICISLLGWLLTNNVETILAVLVVATPCPLIFATPVAIISGINKAAKSNIIIKTGAAIEQVGKTQAVVFDKTGTITFGIPTVEKVISTNNINSDDLLRKAASVEQLSSHPAASVLVKKGQERFGKLSIPTNFHELSGAGVSGDVEGEHIVIGSQSVFENFTDSGFAKYIQEVKRQINSEGKMLAFVGINNKPAGVIVFEDKIRPDVNTMIKYLNELGVKQTIMLTGDNRDNAKSIAKQAGITNIEANLLPEQKVLAVKKLKQEFENVVMVGDGINDAPALAASTVGVAMGAHGTAISAEAADVVLLVDDISKVSTTIEIGQKTLRVAKQSIFIGLGVSFVFMAIASLGYIPPAIGALLQEALDIGVILNALRAR; translated from the coding sequence ATGATAAACAATCATGATATTCATAAACATAATAGAATCACAGTGTTTGTAAAAAATTATCCAATACCTGTTTTTGCCATAGTTGGTTTATTTGTAGGTGGCATATTTCATTGGACCCCAAATCAACAAGAATTAGGCCACTGGGTTTGGTTTGTTACATTAGTTGTTGGCGGGGCACCTATTATTTGGCAGACCATACGAGATATGCTTCACCGTCATTTTGCATCAGATATTGTAGCACTTTTAGCTATAATTGCTGCAATATTGATGAATAATGCATTTCCAGGTTTAGTAATTGTTCTTATGCAGTCTGGTGGGAAAGCTTTAGAGGATCACGCATTCAAGAGAGCGTCTTCCTCCCTTGATGCACTTCTTGCACATTCACCGCGGTTGGCGCATAGAAAAAAAGATCATGACTTGGAAGAAATCAATGTAGCAGATGTCAGAGTCGGAGATTTACTTTTGGTACGACCGGGGGATCTTATTCCAGTAGATGGTGAAATAATTTATGAACAAGCTGAAGTAGATGAATCATCTCTCACAGGAGAGCCTCTGCCCAAAATAAAAAAAATGGGCGAATATGTATTTAGTGGAACAATAAACGTTGGAGATGCATTTGAAATGAGAGCCAATAAAATTAGTGGTGAAAGCCAATATGCAAAAATAGTGCAGCTTGTCAGAAAGGCTCAACAAGAAAAAGCACCGATTCAAAGACTTGCAGACCGTTATGCGGTGTGGTTTACTCCCATGACAATTTGCATCAGCTTGCTTGGATGGTTATTAACAAACAATGTGGAGACCATACTTGCAGTACTTGTTGTTGCAACTCCCTGTCCACTAATATTTGCAACACCTGTTGCCATCATAAGTGGAATAAATAAAGCCGCAAAATCTAACATAATCATCAAAACAGGAGCAGCTATTGAGCAAGTTGGAAAAACCCAGGCGGTAGTTTTTGATAAAACAGGAACCATCACATTTGGGATTCCAACAGTAGAGAAAGTCATATCAACAAATAATATCAATTCTGATGATCTTTTGCGTAAGGCTGCAAGCGTAGAGCAGTTATCTTCACACCCAGCAGCTAGCGTATTAGTAAAAAAAGGACAAGAGAGGTTTGGAAAACTGTCAATTCCAACAAACTTTCACGAGTTATCAGGAGCTGGAGTGAGTGGAGATGTTGAAGGCGAGCACATAGTGATTGGTTCTCAGAGTGTTTTTGAAAATTTCACAGATTCGGGATTTGCCAAATATATTCAAGAGGTAAAAAGACAAATCAACTCAGAAGGAAAGATGTTGGCGTTTGTAGGCATTAACAACAAACCTGCTGGTGTAATTGTGTTTGAAGACAAGATACGTCCCGATGTTAATACCATGATCAAATATCTCAATGAACTTGGAGTCAAACAGACCATCATGTTAACAGGTGACAATCGAGATAATGCAAAAAGTATTGCTAAGCAAGCTGGTATAACAAATATCGAAGCTAATCTACTGCCTGAACAAAAAGTATTAGCTGTAAAAAAACTGAAGCAAGAGTTTGAAAATGTGGTAATGGTCGGAGATGGTATTAACGATGCTCCCGCCTTAGCCGCATCTACAGTAGGAGTTGCCATGGGTGCCCATGGTACTGCAATATCAGCAGAAGCTGCAGATGTCGTACTGTTAGTTGATGACATTTCAAAAGTGTCTACCACAATAGAGATTGGTCAAAAAACATTACGTGTTGCAAAACAGAGTATCTTTATTGGGTTAGGAGTAAGCTTTGTTTTTATGGCAATAGCGAGTCTCGGGTATATACCGCCAGCAATAGGCGCACTACTCCAAGAAGCACTTGATATTGGTGTCATTTTAAATGCATTACGTGCAAGGTAA